A genomic region of Caenorhabditis elegans chromosome V contains the following coding sequences:
- the M162.15 gene encoding Mobile element protein (Partially confirmed by transcript evidence), translating into MNMPVLVMDVIGRQSIGWFFAKLPSRPPVKLSDFGQIS; encoded by the exons ATGAATATGCCGGTGCTTGTAATGGATGTAATTGGACGCCAATCTATTG GCTGGTTCTTCGCAAAGCTTCCTTCTAGGCCTCCtgtaaaactttcagatttcggccaaatttcataa
- the fbxa-118 gene encoding F-box domain-containing protein (Confirmed by transcript evidence) has protein sequence MAEKLTIELDSKKSSDAPSLFDMPNRVLHEIMDNVDPINRLVLRKVCRKLRNFLDNRDPCFKHVELSIYNNSYWIHLHSECWCSTRNTGLGGYCTNNFKNPVLMRISRNSLNEILRVLEDFLAIPKLEIDHFRIKAAMFQEKIENRFPNSKICARRLEIGDFCPSQLTPIISRFEPGFLKEISIEWYGNRADFREIYDLEQWKQAKSIIIKPESYSTSHSYLNIPIEQLFHLSHFDISDVTISVDDAMKIRNILLKSASLEYAWIYSREPILLEVVKVFDESFIGDFTTSEYKINQYRVTVDEKSLIIDKTY, from the exons ATGGCAGAAAAATTGACGATTGAGTTGgattcgaaaaaatc GTCCGATGCTCCTTCACTATTCGACATGCCAAACAGAGTGCTTCATGAAATTATGGACAACGTGGATCCGATCAATCG acttgtCCTGCGAAAAGTCTGCCGAAAATTGAGGAATTTCCTAGATAACAGAGATCCCTGTTTCAAGCATGTTGAACTATCGATCTACAACAATTCCTATTGGATTCATCTGCACAGCGAGTGTTGGTGCTCGACACGGAACACCGGCCTCGGAGGATATTGCACgaataacttcaaaaatcctGTGCTGATGCGAATTTCTAGGAATTCCTTAAATGAGATTCTACGCGTTCTGGAAGATTTTCTAGCGATTCCGAAGCTTGAAATCGACCATTTTCGTATTAAAGCAGCTATGTTCCAGGAAAAGATTGAAAATCGGTTTcccaattcaaaaatttgtgccAGAAGACTGGAAATTGGAGATTTCTGTCCCAGCCAGCTCACTCCCATCATTTCCCGCTTCGAGCCCGGTTTTCTCAAGGAAATTTCCATTGAATGGTATGGAAATCGAGCTGATTTTCGTGAAATCTACGATTTGGAGCAATGGAAGCAGGCGAAATCAATTATCATCAAGCCGGAATCTTATTCAACTTCACATTCTTATTTGAATATTCCAATTGAACAATTATTCCATCTTTctcattttgatatttctgatGTTACAATCTCAGTTGATGATGCAATGAAGATCAGAAAT attctcttGAAATCAGCTAGCTTGGAATATGCATGGATTTATTCGCGTGAACCAATTCTTCTAGAAGTTGTGAAAGTATTCGATGAGAGCTTTATTGGCGATTTTACGACTTCTGAGtacaaaatcaatcaatatcGCGTTACTGTGGATGAGAAATCTTTGATAATTGATAAAACCtattaa